Proteins encoded by one window of Astatotilapia calliptera chromosome 13, fAstCal1.2, whole genome shotgun sequence:
- the b3gnt2b gene encoding N-acetyllactosaminide beta-1,3-N-acetylglucosaminyltransferase 2 — MGLLPKMRLKVVVSLTMVNLFIFIIISRNINQDKSGHQKILIPSKRFWAKVAPSSAYWNRQQQILDVHSNHIFMTNRSSDIPEWLNDTSLTSNVCQPNLRVTTQVKDYNSLLPRFKDFLLYMRCRSYPIIMDQMDICKEPPFLLLAVKSLVPHFDRRQAIRQSWGKAGVLANRTVVTIFLLGNATPGDHHPDLSGMLHFENARHKDIIQWDFRDSFFNLTVKEVLFLEWIQARCSGAQFIFKGDDDVFVNTYRIMDFLKGLSGPKAKDLFVGDVITNAGPHRDKRVKYFIPESMYVGIYPPYAGGGGYLYSGDIAFRLHNASQRVALYPIDDVYTGMCLRKLGLAPEKHKGFRTFNIEEKYRSNPCAYKSLMLVHPRTPQEMIQIWAWLSRPNLTCQ; from the coding sequence ATGGGGCTGCTGCCAAAGATGAGGCTTAAGGTTGTGGTGTCACTGACTATGGTCAACCTCtttatcttcatcatcatctcgCGGAACATCAACCAAGACAAAAGTGGACATCAAAAGATTCTTATCCCTTCCAAACGCTTCTGGGCTAAAGTGGCTCCCAGCTCGGCCTACTGGAACCGCCAGCAGCAGATTCTGGACGTTCACAGCAATCACATCTTCATGACGAACCGCAGCAGCGACATCCCTGAGTGGCTCAATGACACCAGTTTGACATCCAACGTCTGTCAGCCTAACCTCAGGGTGACCACTCAGGTAAAAGATTACAACTCCCTGCTGCCCCGCTTCAAGGACTTCCTGCTTTACATGCGCTGCCGCTCCTACCCGATCATTATGGACCAGATGGATATCTGCAAGGAGCCACCGTTTCTGCTGCTGGCTGTCAAATCGCTGGTGCCTCACTTTGATCGCCGCCAGGCCATCCGCCAGTCCTGGGGAAAAGCAGGCGTATTAGCCAATCGGACAGTGGTTACCATTTTCCTCCTTGGTAACGCAACACCTGGAGACCACCACCCAGATCTGTCTGGTATGCTGCATTTTGAGAACGCCCGCCATAAAGACATCATCCAGTGGGATTTCCGTGATTCGTTTTTCAATTTGACTGTCAAAGAAGTTCTTTTCCTGGAGTGGATCCAGGCACGTTGCTCCGGCGCCCAATTCATCTTCAAAGGCGACGACGACGTCTTCGTTAACACCTACCGCATCATGGACTTTCTCAAGGGGCTCTCGGGACCCAAAGCCAAGGACCTGTTTGTGGGTGATGTGATCACGAATGCGGGGCCCCACCGAGACAAGAGGGTCAAATACTTCATACCAGAGAGCATGTATGTTGGAATCTACCCACCGTACGCAGGAGGAGGCGGCTACCTTTATTCAGGTGACATCGCCTTTCGCCTGCATAACGCATCTCAGCGCGTAGCGCTGTACCCAATAGATGACGTCTACACGGGTATGTGTCTTCGTAAGTTGGGGCTGGCCCCCGAAAAGCACAAAGGCTTCAGGACTTTTAACATAGAGGAGAAATACAGGTCAAACCCCTGCGCTTACAAGAGCTTAATGCTGGTTCACCCAAGGACCCCACAGGAGATGATCCAGATCTGGGCCTGGCTCAGTAGACCCAACCTGACCTGCCAGTGA